One stretch of Tepiditoga spiralis DNA includes these proteins:
- a CDS encoding ECF transporter S component: MNSSKKLAISGIVAGLSFLLTFIEFPIFPAVGFLKFDPSDSLIALVVLLYGWIPAFFTLSVKSILFLLKAGSGGPIGILMGFSAGLAYISGLYFVKKSINEEKKIKSYFLYLITSLTVGLVMCFFNYFVALPFWLNDVKSIGDIAVQFKKQYYMDILTFFEFLMAFNFIKFTIDSIIAHFIYRKTKNILEK; this comes from the coding sequence ATGAATAGCTCTAAAAAATTAGCGATTTCAGGTATAGTTGCAGGATTATCTTTTTTATTGACTTTTATAGAATTCCCTATATTTCCTGCAGTAGGTTTTTTAAAATTTGATCCAAGTGATTCTCTTATTGCATTAGTTGTTTTACTTTATGGATGGATACCGGCTTTTTTTACTTTGAGTGTAAAAAGTATTTTATTTTTATTAAAGGCTGGTAGTGGAGGACCAATAGGTATTTTAATGGGATTTTCTGCTGGACTTGCTTATATTTCAGGCTTGTATTTTGTAAAGAAATCAATTAATGAAGAGAAAAAAATAAAAAGTTATTTTTTATATCTTATTACATCTTTGACTGTTGGTCTTGTTATGTGTTTTTTCAATTATTTTGTAGCATTACCATTTTGGTTAAATGATGTTAAAAGTATAGGAGATATTGCTGTTCAATTTAAAAAACAATATTATATGGATATACTTACTTTTTTTGAATTTTTAATGGCATTTAATTTTATAAAGTTTACGATAGACTCGATTATCGCACATTTTATTTATAGAAAAACTAAAAATATACTTGAGAAATGA
- the rplU gene encoding 50S ribosomal protein L21, with protein MYAIIDFGGKQYKVEEGQVLYTETVKGIEAGSEYVFDKVVFLKSEDGAKMGKPFVEGASVKAEVVEHGRDNKILVVKFRGRKMYRRRMGHRQNYTALKITKIVG; from the coding sequence ATGTACGCTATTATTGACTTTGGTGGTAAGCAGTACAAGGTAGAAGAAGGTCAAGTTCTTTATACCGAAACAGTAAAAGGTATAGAGGCAGGATCAGAATATGTTTTTGACAAAGTAGTATTCCTAAAGAGCGAAGATGGAGCAAAAATGGGAAAACCATTTGTTGAAGGTGCAAGTGTAAAGGCAGAAGTTGTTGAACACGGAAGAGACAACAAAATTTTAGTTGTTAAATTTAGAGGAAGAAAAATGTATAGAAGAAGAATGGGCCATAGACAAAATTATACAGCTTTAAAAATAACAAAAATTGTTGGATGA
- a CDS encoding ribosomal-processing cysteine protease Prp, with translation MIKAIFKGNEILVKGHAMYANVGQDIVCSAVSSITQFVAQILLEEKTANCEIKEGYLKIKIISNDEMTIKLVKYMKEALMGIEEDYPKHLKVEVK, from the coding sequence ATGATAAAAGCTATTTTTAAAGGAAATGAAATTTTAGTAAAAGGTCATGCAATGTACGCAAACGTAGGACAAGATATAGTTTGCAGTGCTGTTAGTTCAATAACTCAATTTGTAGCTCAAATTTTGTTAGAAGAAAAAACAGCTAATTGTGAAATCAAAGAAGGTTATTTAAAGATAAAAATAATATCTAATGATGAAATGACTATAAAACTTGTAAAGTACATGAAAGAAGCCTTAATGGGAATCGAAGAAGATTATCCGAAACATTTGAAAGTGGAGGTGAAATAA
- the rpmA gene encoding 50S ribosomal protein L27, with amino-acid sequence MKMNLQLFAKSVDHNRHDSNPKYLGIKSPEGKFIKAGSIIVRQRGTKIHPGKNVGLGKDFTIFATADGKVKFFDKNNRKYVSIITE; translated from the coding sequence ATGAAAATGAATTTGCAACTTTTTGCTAAAAGTGTTGACCACAATAGACATGATAGTAATCCTAAATATTTAGGTATAAAGAGTCCAGAAGGAAAATTCATTAAAGCTGGAAGTATAATTGTGAGACAAAGAGGAACAAAAATCCATCCAGGTAAAAATGTTGGACTTGGAAAAGACTTTACAATATTTGCTACAGCAGATGGAAAAGTAAAGTTTTTTGATAAAAATAACAGAAAGTATGTAAGTATAATAACAGAATAA
- the rplM gene encoding 50S ribosomal protein L13 translates to MASKMTQKTYVAKPTEIERKWYLVDAEGKTLGRLASQIAMILQGKTKPTYTSFIDTGDFVVVINAEKIHLTGKKLEQKIYYRHSNYPGGLKETKARHMLEKHPTRVIMHAVKGMLPKSILGKQMLKKLKVYAGPEHPHTAQKPEKIEL, encoded by the coding sequence ATGGCTTCCAAAATGACACAAAAGACTTATGTGGCAAAGCCAACGGAAATAGAAAGAAAATGGTATCTAGTAGATGCAGAAGGTAAAACATTAGGAAGATTAGCATCTCAAATAGCTATGATACTTCAAGGTAAAACAAAGCCAACATATACTTCATTTATAGATACAGGAGACTTTGTTGTAGTTATAAATGCTGAAAAAATACATTTAACAGGTAAGAAATTAGAACAGAAAATTTATTATAGACATTCTAACTATCCAGGAGGGTTAAAAGAAACAAAAGCAAGACACATGTTAGAAAAACACCCTACAAGAGTTATTATGCATGCTGTTAAAGGTATGCTTCCAAAAAGTATTCTTGGAAAGCAAATGTTGAAAAAATTAAAGGTTTATGCAGGTCCAGAACATCCACATACTGCACAAAAACCAGAAAAAATAGAATTATAA